One Methanoculleus sp. 7T genomic window carries:
- the modA gene encoding molybdate ABC transporter substrate-binding protein, giving the protein MTRKAIALITIVILAGLLCTAGCTTEQPGAVVSTGDNTTPVAAETSLLVYAGAGLKKPMTDIGETFTAKSGIGVDYTFAGSGTLITQMDLSRKGDAFIPGGTPDYRIAQDKELVGEPGYVAYHVPVIVVQKGNPQNITSVDDFTRAGLKLALGGADTTAIGRAGDKLFQKHGILDDVEKNVVLRAPTINEVVVAMNMGTADAALITLDQVNPKTMDTIDLPQEDGLTLIVPIGATAFTTQPDAARQFVEFVTSDEGKAIFAKHGFPTYPDPAYAGIKP; this is encoded by the coding sequence ATGACAAGAAAAGCCATTGCACTGATCACCATCGTCATCCTCGCCGGCCTCCTCTGCACGGCGGGGTGCACCACCGAGCAGCCGGGGGCCGTCGTCTCCACCGGCGACAACACCACTCCCGTTGCGGCGGAGACCTCCCTGCTCGTCTACGCAGGCGCAGGCCTCAAGAAACCGATGACCGATATCGGAGAGACGTTCACTGCGAAATCCGGCATCGGCGTCGATTACACCTTCGCCGGCTCGGGCACGCTCATCACCCAGATGGACCTCTCCCGGAAGGGCGACGCCTTCATCCCCGGCGGAACCCCCGATTACCGTATCGCCCAGGATAAGGAGCTGGTCGGAGAACCCGGGTACGTCGCCTACCACGTCCCGGTGATCGTCGTCCAGAAGGGCAACCCGCAGAATATCACCTCAGTTGACGACTTTACGAGGGCCGGATTGAAACTCGCGCTCGGCGGCGCAGACACCACTGCGATCGGCAGAGCCGGCGACAAACTCTTCCAGAAGCACGGCATCCTCGATGACGTCGAGAAGAACGTCGTCCTCCGGGCGCCGACGATCAATGAAGTGGTCGTGGCGATGAACATGGGCACAGCCGACGCCGCGCTCATCACGCTCGACCAGGTGAACCCGAAGACGATGGATACCATCGACCTCCCGCAGGAAGACGGCCTCACCCTCATCGTGCCGATCGGGGCGACCGCCTTCACGACGCAGCCGGACGCCGCCCGGCAGTTCGTTGAGTTCGTCACCTCCGACGAGGGGAAGGCGATCTTCGCAAAGCACGGGTTCCCAACCTACCCGGACCCGGCTTACGCAGGGATCAAGCCATGA
- the tsaA gene encoding tRNA (N6-threonylcarbamoyladenosine(37)-N6)-methyltransferase TrmO, protein MTEIVFTPIGTVRSQFRDPKDMPIQPVGARGIRGTIELDPTYAAGLKDLAGFSRIIVLYHFHRSSGYSLEVVPFLDKTPHGIFATRAPRRPNAIGLSILRLASVDGATLHILDVDILDGTPVLDIKPYVPAFDAYPDERAGWLTTTSGAAGTVRSDDRFCI, encoded by the coding sequence ATGACCGAGATCGTATTCACCCCGATCGGCACCGTCCGTTCCCAGTTCCGCGACCCAAAAGATATGCCTATTCAGCCTGTCGGCGCCCGAGGCATCCGGGGCACGATCGAACTCGACCCGACCTATGCCGCCGGACTGAAGGACCTTGCGGGGTTCTCGCGGATCATCGTCCTCTACCACTTCCATCGCTCAAGCGGCTATTCGCTTGAGGTGGTCCCGTTCCTCGACAAAACACCCCACGGCATCTTTGCGACCCGGGCGCCCCGCCGCCCCAACGCGATCGGGCTCTCAATCCTGCGGCTCGCCTCCGTCGACGGTGCGACGCTACACATCCTCGACGTGGATATCCTGGACGGCACCCCGGTCCTCGACATCAAGCCCTACGTCCCGGCATTCGACGCCTATCCCGACGAGCGTGCCGGGTGGCTGACCACGACCTCGGGAGCCGCCGGCACCGTGCGGTCGGACGATCGGTTCTGTATATAA
- a CDS encoding rubredoxin gives MDSYRCTLCGYVYNPAIGDSAHGVGPNTAFEDLPPNWRCPRCGAAKSRFVKV, from the coding sequence ATGGATTCATACCGATGCACCCTCTGCGGCTATGTCTACAACCCTGCGATCGGGGATTCCGCCCACGGCGTTGGGCCGAACACAGCCTTCGAAGACCTCCCTCCAAACTGGAGATGCCCCCGGTGCGGCGCGGCGAAGAGCCGGTTCGTGAAGGTTTAA
- a CDS encoding ABC transporter permease, with product MPQTRDGLPRPTPFKALFLAVLFGLIGYMVVVLAGLIAYPPLPALIESLTSPEIVAAVELSLITSAVSTALCVLAAVPVAYALARFSFPGRRIANTLMNLPLALPPLVAGVALLIFYGPSTFGRMLSAVGLDVIYTPLGIIVAQFFVNVPYMIRVARSAFETINPRYEYVARTLGCTEWGAFRQVTLPLARNGLVAGLVITWSKSIGEFGAVLMLAGATRMKTETLPIALFLNMSTGDLELAIAASVILIAIALGSLLIFERYADGRGVF from the coding sequence GTGCCCCAGACCCGGGACGGCCTCCCCCGCCCCACCCCGTTTAAGGCCCTCTTTCTTGCCGTCCTCTTCGGCCTGATCGGCTACATGGTCGTCGTCCTCGCCGGCCTCATCGCCTACCCGCCGCTCCCGGCCCTCATCGAGAGCCTGACGTCCCCGGAGATCGTCGCCGCGGTCGAACTCTCTCTCATCACCTCGGCGGTCTCCACCGCCCTCTGCGTCCTCGCGGCAGTCCCGGTCGCCTACGCCCTCGCCCGGTTCTCGTTTCCCGGCAGGCGCATCGCAAACACCCTGATGAACCTCCCGCTCGCACTCCCGCCCCTCGTCGCGGGCGTGGCGCTGCTCATCTTCTACGGCCCTTCGACGTTCGGGAGGATGCTCTCGGCCGTCGGGCTCGACGTCATCTACACCCCGCTCGGGATCATCGTCGCCCAGTTCTTCGTCAACGTCCCCTACATGATCCGGGTCGCCCGGTCGGCTTTCGAGACGATCAACCCCCGCTACGAGTATGTCGCCCGGACGCTCGGGTGCACCGAGTGGGGCGCGTTCCGCCAGGTCACCCTCCCCCTGGCCAGAAACGGCCTCGTCGCCGGTCTCGTCATCACGTGGTCGAAGTCCATCGGCGAGTTCGGTGCGGTCCTCATGCTTGCCGGGGCAACCCGGATGAAGACCGAGACCCTGCCGATCGCGCTCTTCTTGAACATGTCGACCGGAGACCTCGAACTCGCCATCGCCGCATCGGTCATCCTGATCGCAATCGCTCTGGGCTCGCTCCTGATCTTCGAGCGTTACGCCGACGGCCGGGGGGTCTTCTGA
- a CDS encoding RimK/LysX family protein gives METDDIRRQVAFAAAETGLAARFGIPADALIPLLFSLRYGGAWSYASENITAVSAVKKTTVYDDESRTGYSLEEIYLFVNPVLLHREGTVRRLEKCGEAPARLLVARPYRVRLGAERIIRMTVNPLAREIRTEELDIAEMAFSGSTAYDIDHELEHLAGREIAGEELWVFRFG, from the coding sequence ATGGAGACCGACGATATCAGGAGGCAGGTCGCCTTTGCCGCCGCGGAGACCGGACTCGCCGCCCGGTTCGGGATACCTGCCGATGCGCTCATCCCCCTCCTCTTCTCGCTCCGCTACGGGGGCGCCTGGAGTTACGCATCAGAGAATATAACCGCCGTATCGGCCGTGAAGAAGACCACGGTCTATGACGACGAGAGCCGGACCGGCTACTCGCTCGAAGAGATCTACCTCTTCGTAAACCCGGTGCTCCTGCACCGCGAAGGCACGGTCCGCCGGCTTGAGAAGTGCGGCGAGGCTCCAGCCCGGCTGCTGGTCGCGCGGCCTTACCGGGTGCGCCTCGGCGCCGAACGGATCATCAGGATGACCGTCAACCCGCTTGCGCGCGAGATCAGGACCGAAGAACTCGATATCGCGGAGATGGCGTTCTCGGGCTCCACCGCCTACGACATCGACCACGAACTGGAGCACCTCGCCGGGCGGGAGATCGCCGGGGAGGAGCTCTGGGTCTTCAGGTTCGGGTGA
- a CDS encoding ATP-binding protein has product MDLAIGKAGDRDVVVDAQELVTGRTCIIAQSGAGKSWGIAVLCEQLLQARVGFCLIDTEGEYFSLKDRFPILWIGSGDGCDVKIGQADLRELMRDAIRSRTAVIFDVSEADMRDEAGKLAEILYDLESGLREPFLLIVEEADKFIPQAGASVKKIEEISRRGRKRGLGLLVATQRPSLVVKNVLSQCNNQILGKLSIENDLKAVGLFFSSRKEVEELAALEPGEFFVMGGLSREKVKMKFRDRVTKHRGLTPRLVPAPLVSLPEPPAGLPSETEPPAAEDAVVPVLLREEALDIAKSKRKRRFRILEPEERIVSAERVYRPLLRVEVRYIGGLLRKATKTASFVLDGCTGCIVELDRGMKVKPGFSELLGLDEAEVKIVSGLANGGSTMAEIEADTHLPPGVVKKAVKRLAQAKLITEMKTVGDAVVYVPLLAEDVPGLHALRRGADLPMEPLREEPLEAKVTEGSLRTVLKGLEPTAEIVGFETIYYPVYEVGFASERGERSIVLDGCTGKELPLSSS; this is encoded by the coding sequence ATGGATCTCGCAATCGGGAAGGCCGGTGACCGCGACGTCGTCGTCGATGCTCAGGAACTGGTCACGGGAAGGACCTGTATCATCGCGCAGTCGGGTGCCGGGAAGAGTTGGGGCATCGCGGTCCTCTGCGAACAACTCCTGCAGGCGCGGGTGGGGTTCTGCCTCATCGACACGGAGGGGGAGTACTTCTCGCTCAAGGACCGGTTTCCCATCCTCTGGATCGGCTCCGGCGACGGCTGCGACGTGAAGATCGGGCAGGCTGATCTCCGGGAACTGATGCGTGATGCGATCCGCTCCCGGACGGCGGTGATCTTCGACGTCTCGGAGGCCGATATGCGCGACGAGGCGGGGAAGCTTGCCGAGATCCTCTACGACCTGGAGAGCGGGCTCCGGGAACCCTTCCTGCTGATCGTGGAGGAGGCGGACAAGTTCATCCCCCAGGCCGGTGCTTCCGTCAAGAAGATCGAGGAGATCTCCCGCCGGGGACGGAAGCGCGGGCTCGGCCTCTTGGTCGCGACGCAGCGGCCGTCGCTCGTGGTAAAAAACGTCCTCTCGCAGTGCAACAACCAGATCCTCGGGAAACTCTCGATCGAGAACGACCTGAAAGCGGTCGGCCTCTTCTTCTCGTCCCGCAAAGAGGTCGAGGAGCTTGCGGCGCTCGAGCCGGGGGAGTTCTTCGTGATGGGGGGGCTCTCCCGGGAGAAGGTGAAGATGAAGTTCCGCGACCGTGTGACGAAGCACCGCGGGCTGACGCCCCGCCTCGTGCCCGCACCGCTGGTTTCCCTACCCGAACCCCCTGCGGGTCTCCCCTCGGAGACGGAACCGCCGGCCGCCGAGGATGCGGTGGTCCCGGTGCTGCTCCGGGAGGAGGCGCTCGATATTGCTAAATCAAAGCGGAAGCGCCGGTTCCGGATCCTCGAGCCCGAGGAGCGGATCGTCTCCGCAGAGCGGGTCTACCGCCCCCTTCTCAGGGTGGAGGTCCGCTACATCGGCGGTCTTCTTCGGAAGGCGACGAAGACGGCATCGTTCGTCCTCGACGGCTGCACCGGCTGCATCGTCGAACTCGACCGGGGGATGAAGGTCAAGCCGGGATTCTCGGAACTCCTGGGGCTGGATGAAGCCGAGGTGAAGATCGTATCGGGGCTTGCGAACGGCGGCTCGACGATGGCCGAGATCGAGGCCGACACCCACCTCCCGCCCGGCGTGGTGAAGAAGGCGGTGAAGCGCCTCGCGCAGGCGAAACTCATCACCGAGATGAAGACTGTGGGCGACGCGGTGGTGTACGTGCCGCTGCTCGCCGAAGACGTCCCGGGACTGCATGCCCTCCGGCGGGGTGCCGACCTCCCGATGGAGCCGCTCCGGGAGGAGCCCCTTGAGGCGAAGGTCACGGAAGGCTCCCTCCGGACCGTCCTGAAGGGGCTTGAGCCGACGGCCGAGATCGTCGGGTTCGAGACGATCTACTACCCGGTCTATGAGGTCGGGTTCGCATCGGAGCGCGGAGAACGCTCGATTGTCCTCGACGGCTGCACCGGGAAGGAACTTCCCCTCTCATCCTCCTGA
- the thiE gene encoding thiamine phosphate synthase — translation MAYDLYVITDEEVGRGLSHAEIARRAVAGGADVIQLRDKRLSCRELLAAASAVRKITRDAGALFIVNDRLDVALAAGADGVHLGESDLPIEDARRIAPPGFVIGASVGSVTTAVRAEAAGADYVALSPTFATGSKDDAGPGHGLPALSAIRSAVSIPLVAIGGINPGNVADVVAAGADGIAVISAVVGQEDITGAAQDLRALIAAAKSRSR, via the coding sequence ATGGCGTATGACCTCTACGTGATCACCGACGAGGAAGTTGGGCGCGGCCTCTCCCACGCCGAGATCGCCCGCCGCGCCGTCGCGGGAGGAGCGGATGTAATCCAACTCCGCGATAAAAGGCTCTCCTGCCGGGAACTCCTCGCCGCGGCCTCGGCCGTCCGCAAGATCACCCGGGACGCCGGAGCGCTCTTCATCGTGAACGACCGTCTCGACGTGGCCCTCGCGGCCGGCGCAGACGGGGTCCACCTCGGCGAGAGCGACCTCCCCATCGAGGACGCACGGAGGATCGCCCCGCCGGGATTCGTCATCGGGGCCTCGGTAGGTTCCGTCACGACGGCGGTACGTGCCGAGGCGGCGGGAGCAGACTACGTGGCGCTCAGCCCGACGTTTGCGACCGGATCGAAGGACGACGCAGGACCGGGCCATGGGCTCCCCGCCCTCTCCGCGATTCGTTCCGCGGTCTCCATCCCTCTCGTCGCAATCGGCGGGATCAACCCCGGGAACGTCGCCGACGTCGTCGCCGCGGGGGCGGACGGCATCGCGGTGATATCGGCGGTCGTCGGGCAGGAGGATATCACGGGTGCCGCACAGGACCTCCGGGCCCTGATCGCCGCCGCGAAGTCGAGAAGTCGTTAG
- the tsaA gene encoding tRNA (N6-threonylcarbamoyladenosine(37)-N6)-methyltransferase TrmO, with amino-acid sequence MSSVRESHACTAIGAVRTPFGDPTATPIQAAFSTASGAVEVYPEFRDGLSALSGFSHLILIYRFHRAAGEGLAERPLIDGAEPHGIFATRHFNRPNRLGVSVVRLLGIDGATLAVEGVDLLDGTPVLDIKPYIPAFDCVPDATSGWVTPQHVVQIKKQSASF; translated from the coding sequence ATGAGTTCCGTACGCGAATCTCATGCCTGCACGGCGATCGGGGCTGTCCGGACGCCGTTTGGCGACCCGACCGCCACCCCGATCCAGGCGGCCTTCTCCACAGCCAGCGGGGCGGTGGAGGTCTACCCCGAGTTCCGGGACGGGCTCTCGGCGCTCTCGGGGTTCTCTCACCTCATCCTCATCTACCGGTTCCACCGGGCCGCCGGTGAAGGACTTGCCGAACGGCCGCTCATCGACGGCGCCGAACCGCACGGCATCTTCGCCACCCGGCACTTCAACCGCCCGAACCGGCTCGGGGTATCGGTCGTCAGGCTTCTTGGGATCGACGGCGCTACGCTCGCCGTCGAGGGCGTCGACCTCCTTGACGGGACGCCGGTCCTTGACATCAAGCCCTACATCCCCGCCTTCGACTGCGTCCCCGACGCGACCTCAGGATGGGTGACGCCGCAGCACGTCGTTCAGATCAAGAAACAGAGCGCATCCTTTTAG
- a CDS encoding nuclear transport factor 2 family protein, translating into MDGLLTILLDIEKRAWIAVDVRDVEFYRDYLTPEALVVSPWGVLDKDRILRDIAENPNELPAYTITDPRVVPIGEESGVLTYTVSLGGQTLFVSTVYTRSDGRWRAAFHQRTPALRSPEGEG; encoded by the coding sequence ATGGATGGCCTCCTGACAATCCTGCTGGATATTGAGAAACGGGCTTGGATAGCCGTTGATGTCAGGGATGTGGAGTTCTACCGGGACTATCTCACGCCGGAGGCCCTTGTCGTCAGCCCGTGGGGCGTTCTCGATAAGGACAGGATCCTCCGGGATATCGCGGAGAACCCCAATGAACTGCCGGCGTATACGATCACGGACCCGAGGGTCGTGCCTATCGGGGAGGAGAGCGGCGTCCTCACGTACACCGTATCCCTCGGCGGTCAGACGCTTTTTGTCTCGACCGTCTATACTCGGAGCGACGGCCGATGGCGGGCGGCCTTCCACCAGCGGACGCCCGCTCTCCGGAGCCCCGAAGGAGAGGGCTAA
- a CDS encoding ATP-binding cassette domain-containing protein, with protein MLEIKGLSLALGEFSLADVNLTVRDGEYFIVLGPTGAGKTILLETIAGIYAPDTGSIALDGLDVTRTDPKDRGIGMVYQDYMLFPHLTVGENIGFGLKQRRDEPSLIAERVSETADLLGIGRLLGRTPGTLSGGEQQRAAIARALVLRPGVLLLDEPLSALDAVTRDRLRRELKAVHRATGTTVVHITHHFEDIFALADRVAVMQDGKVVQTGTPDEVFRKPATEFVAAFTGMENVFYGVSRVRDGEATIDLGAIVVRTVTAVEGDVCLGIRPEEVIVSREPFESSATNVFFGTVTEVQQNGIFSRVVVDVGLPFVAVLTRQSIARLGLAEGEPAYVTFKASAVHVFGR; from the coding sequence ATGCTCGAGATCAAGGGCCTCTCCCTCGCCCTCGGGGAGTTTTCCCTCGCCGACGTGAACCTGACCGTCAGGGACGGAGAGTACTTCATCGTCCTCGGGCCGACCGGCGCCGGGAAGACCATCCTTCTAGAGACGATCGCGGGGATCTATGCCCCCGATACGGGGTCGATCGCCCTCGACGGCCTTGATGTCACCCGCACCGACCCAAAGGACCGAGGGATCGGCATGGTCTACCAGGACTACATGCTCTTTCCCCACCTCACCGTCGGGGAGAACATCGGGTTCGGCCTCAAGCAGCGGAGAGACGAACCGAGCCTGATCGCCGAGCGGGTATCGGAGACGGCGGACCTGCTCGGGATCGGCCGCCTTCTTGGGCGCACTCCGGGGACACTCTCGGGAGGCGAGCAGCAGCGGGCCGCGATCGCCCGGGCGCTCGTCCTCCGGCCCGGCGTCCTCCTCCTCGACGAACCGCTCTCGGCACTCGACGCCGTCACCCGGGACCGGCTCCGGAGGGAACTCAAGGCCGTCCACCGGGCGACCGGGACGACGGTCGTCCACATCACGCACCACTTCGAGGATATATTCGCCCTCGCCGACCGGGTGGCGGTGATGCAGGACGGCAAGGTCGTCCAGACGGGCACACCCGACGAGGTCTTCCGGAAGCCGGCCACCGAGTTCGTCGCCGCCTTCACCGGCATGGAGAACGTCTTCTACGGGGTATCGAGGGTCCGGGACGGGGAGGCGACGATCGACCTCGGCGCCATCGTCGTCCGGACCGTCACCGCGGTCGAAGGCGACGTCTGTCTCGGCATCAGGCCTGAGGAGGTGATCGTATCCCGGGAACCGTTCGAGTCGAGCGCCACGAACGTCTTTTTTGGGACGGTGACCGAGGTCCAGCAGAACGGCATCTTCTCAAGGGTCGTTGTTGATGTGGGGCTGCCCTTCGTCGCCGTCCTGACCCGGCAGAGCATCGCCCGTCTGGGCCTCGCCGAGGGGGAGCCGGCCTATGTCACCTTCAAGGCCTCGGCGGTCCACGTCTTTGGGAGGTGA